A genome region from Chloroflexia bacterium SDU3-3 includes the following:
- a CDS encoding 4-vinyl reductase, which yields MTNTETLDTSAPRFYPNLIGRLYLLSLEDVMGRNGVSALLNLAGTKHLIGNYPPANLKREFPFADLSAISQATHVMYGARGARGMELRAGRYAFNLGLKEFGPLLGMADLALKLMPLTMKLKIALNATAQTFDRFSDQPTHVEEQRGQFVYTIDACPICWGRTTERPSGALAQGILEEALTWVTGGRSFPIEQTACQGNGCEKCAFAIAKEPKD from the coding sequence ATGACTAATACCGAAACCCTAGACACCAGCGCGCCGCGCTTCTACCCCAACCTGATCGGTCGGCTCTACCTGCTGAGCCTAGAGGATGTGATGGGCCGCAACGGCGTCAGCGCGCTGCTGAATCTGGCGGGCACCAAACACCTGATCGGCAACTACCCGCCTGCCAATCTCAAGCGCGAGTTTCCGTTCGCCGACCTGTCCGCGATCTCGCAGGCCACGCACGTGATGTATGGCGCACGCGGGGCCAGGGGCATGGAGCTGCGGGCCGGGCGCTACGCCTTCAACCTGGGCCTGAAGGAGTTCGGGCCGCTGCTGGGCATGGCCGACCTTGCGCTCAAGCTGATGCCGCTGACCATGAAGCTGAAGATCGCGCTCAACGCCACCGCGCAGACCTTCGACCGTTTCAGCGACCAGCCGACCCACGTGGAGGAGCAGCGCGGCCAGTTTGTCTACACCATCGACGCATGCCCGATCTGCTGGGGCCGCACCACCGAGCGGCCCTCGGGCGCGCTGGCCCAGGGTATTTTGGAAGAGGCGCTCACCTGGGTTACGGGCGGGCGCAGCTTCCCAATCGAGCAGACCGCCTGCCAGGGCAACGGCTGCGAGAAGTGCGCCTTCGCTATCGCCAAGGAGCCAAAGGACTAG
- a CDS encoding GNAT family N-acetyltransferase: protein MADVAHAERRITDMTQTLTEKLDIRSAAPADSWAVQLLFGRLHAFNAALDPRFALAEGWQDVLDEHLAHLHAAGHGLTLLAWREGDPVGLLMMDGHTDSPLFRHRHWAELLALYVEPELRGHDLARRLMSLGASWAHGRGYERIQLYVTASNLPARRFYRRMGFAPVQEIWRAELGAAPAPPPEDADCEAIYAAGHDLIAPHPHALGIDGVSCEPQNPESL, encoded by the coding sequence ATGGCCGATGTGGCACATGCCGAGCGGAGGATCACAGACATGACTCAGACCCTAACCGAAAAGCTGGACATCCGCAGCGCCGCGCCCGCTGACTCGTGGGCTGTGCAGCTGCTGTTCGGGCGGCTGCACGCTTTCAATGCCGCGCTCGACCCGCGCTTTGCCCTGGCCGAGGGCTGGCAGGATGTGCTCGACGAGCATCTGGCCCACCTGCATGCCGCAGGCCACGGCCTCACGCTGCTGGCCTGGCGCGAGGGCGATCCGGTTGGCCTGCTGATGATGGACGGCCACACCGACTCGCCGTTGTTCCGCCACCGCCACTGGGCCGAGCTGCTGGCGCTGTATGTGGAGCCGGAGCTGCGCGGCCACGATCTGGCGCGGCGGCTGATGTCGCTGGGAGCGAGCTGGGCGCACGGGCGCGGCTACGAGCGCATCCAGCTCTATGTGACCGCATCGAATCTTCCCGCCCGCCGCTTCTACCGCCGCATGGGCTTCGCGCCCGTGCAGGAGATCTGGCGCGCCGAGCTTGGGGCCGCACCCGCGCCGCCACCCGAGGACGCCGACTGCGAGGCGATCTACGCGGCGGGGCACGATCTGATCGCGCCGCACCCCCACGCGCTCGGCATCGATGGCGTATCCTGCGAACCCCAGAACCCAGAAAGCCTATGA